The genomic interval TCCTCGTCTATCGGCGGCATGAGCACCACCCTTTCGGGCCGGACGTCCAGGGCAAAGCCCACCATCTCGGGGCTGGCCGACATATACAACACCAATCGACTGTGGATCGATTGGCGCAAGAGGCGCACATCCTTTTCCTGGACGTAACGCCTGTCCTCTCGCAAATACACGCCGATGCCATCTGCACCGCCGATATCGGCCAGGAGTGCGGCCGCCGCGGGGTCGGGGCGCGGCGATTGCATGGTTTCGCGCAAGGTGGCGATATGGTCCACCAATACTGTTAACCCGGCCATAGTATTCCCCCCTGGTAAATGCTTTCGGATTATTCAGGTGACGGCGATGCCCCGATCAGCGCCAAAAGTTCCCGGCTCTTGGCTTCCATCACCCGGGCTTCATCCTCCGAATGAATATGGTCGTAGCCGAACAGGTGCAGGATGCCGTGAATCAAAAGTTCATAGAAGCGTAGCTCCGTGTCCATGCCCGCCGCCAGGGCCTCTTCGGCGCATGTGTCCATGGATATGACGACGTCCCCCAACAGCTCTGGATGGATATTGGTATGCTCACCCTCCCGCATGGGAAAAGAGATGACATTGGTAGGACCCTGGTGTTGAAGGTACATTTCGTTGAGGCGGGCGATCTGCGCATCATCGACCAACACCAGCGACAGTTCGCCGTCAGGACAGCCCAAGGCGTTTAAGATGACCCGGGCGCTCTTTTGAACGGCTTTGATCTTTATTGGGTGCTTTTCCTGTTGGTTGTCGATCAGTACTGCCATTTTTGACCTTGCTGCTCTCCTTGGCGCCGGAATCGGCATATTCGATGCGGTGATGGTGGATGCCGTACAATATTTTATTAAAACTTTTTGCGATACTGTGCAAATCCTTGAGGGTCAGCTCGCAGTTGTCCAGCTGTCCGTCTGAAAAGACCTTGTTGATCAAGTGCTGCACCAGTCCTTGAATCCTGGCCGGGGTCGGGTTTTCCAGGGTGCGGGAAGCGGCTTCGACCACGTCGGCCAGCATGACCAGCCCGACCTCCTTGGTTTGCGGTTTGGGACCGGGATAGCGGAAGTCGTTGATCTTTACGGCGTCTTCCCCCTTGAGCTGTTTGGCCTTTTCAAAGAAATAGTGGATGAGGCTGGTGCCGTGGTGCTGCTGGATCGTATCGATGATGATCTGGCCCAGTTTCTGTTTTTGAGCGATCTCGATGCCGTCTTTGACATGAGCGATCAGAATCAGGCTCGACATGGAAGGGGCCAGCTTGTCGTGCTTGTTGCGTCCGTCGGTTTGATTCTCGATGAAGTACAGCGGCT from Desulfatitalea tepidiphila carries:
- the ybeY gene encoding rRNA maturation RNase YbeY, with protein sequence MAVLIDNQQEKHPIKIKAVQKSARVILNALGCPDGELSLVLVDDAQIARLNEMYLQHQGPTNVISFPMREGEHTNIHPELLGDVVISMDTCAEEALAAGMDTELRFYELLIHGILHLFGYDHIHSEDEARVMEAKSRELLALIGASPSPE